Proteins encoded within one genomic window of Bombina bombina isolate aBomBom1 chromosome 1, aBomBom1.pri, whole genome shotgun sequence:
- the UBTF gene encoding nucleolar transcription factor 1 yields the protein MNGEAGGVTNNNKNNMTAPKDQDQWSQEDMLTLLETMKAILPGQDTSKFKTAESHMDWNKLAFKNYSGSMCRQKWIEISNEVRKFRTLSEIIQDAEEHVKNPYKGKKLKKHPEFPKKPLTPYFRFFMEKRAKYAKLHPEMSNLDLTKILSKKYKELPEKKKLKYIQDFQREKVDFERNLARFREEHPDLMQNPKKSDVPEKPKTPQQLWYNHERKVYLKVRPDASTKDVKDALGKQWSQLSDKKRLKWIHKALEQRKQYEGVMREYMQKHPELNMTEEGLTRSTLTKAERQLKDKFDGRPTKPPPNSYSMYCAELMANMKDVPSTERMVLCSQQWKLLSQKEKDAYHKKCEQKKKEYEVELLRFLESLPEEEQQRVLAEEKMVGMNKRAANSAASKLAAQEAAKAKGKSGQAEKRKAADERGKLPETPKTAEEIWQQSVIGDYLARFKNDRAKALKCMESTWLNMEKKEKIMWIKKAAEDQKRYERELSDMRSAPVTAPPLKKMKFLGEPKKAPMNGYQKFSQELLSNGELNHLPLKERMVEIGSRWQRISPAQKDYYKKLAEEQQRIYRSQLETWMKSLSSQDRAAYKEQTTTRRKTPAKVKAPSPKAKAVVQAKSEEEEDDDEDEDDEDDDDEDEDDDDEEEEDDDEDKDSSDGDSSDSSSEEDSEDGEENEEEEDEDDDDNESGSSSSSSSSADSSDSDSN from the exons ATGAACGGAGAGGCAGGCGGTGTaacaaataacaacaaaaacaacatGACAGCCCCTAAAGatcaag ATCAATGGTCCCAGGAAGACATGCTGACTCTCCTGGAGACTATGAAGGCCATCTTGCCAGGTCAAGACACCTCCAAGTTTAAGACCGCAGAATCACACATGGACTGGAACAAGCTGGCATTCAAAAACTACTCTGGATCTATGTGTCGCCAGAAATGGATCGAAATCTCTAATGAG GTCAGGAAGTTTCGGACGCTGTCAGAGATAATCCAAGATGCAGAGGAGCACGTTAAAAACCCTTACAAGGGCAAGAAGCTTAAG AAACACCCAGAATTTCCAAAAAAGCCGCTTACCCCATATTTCCGCTTCTTTatggaaaagagggcaaaatatgcAAAGCTGCACCCAGAGATGAGCAATTTGGACCTAACTAAGATACTTTCCAAGAAATACAAAGAGCTACCTGAGAAAAAGAAG TTGAAGTACATTCAAGATTTCCAGAGGGAAAAAGTTGATTTTGAGAGAAACCTGGCTCGATTTAG GGAAGAGCACCCCGATCTCATGCAAAACCCTAAGAAATCTGATGTTCCAGAGAAGCCTAAGACCCCTCAACAGTTGTGGTATAACCATGAGAGAAAAGTGTACCTTAAAGTTCGGCCAGAT GCAAGTACAAAGGACGTGAAGGATGCACTGGGAAAGCAGTGGTCTCAACTGTCTGATAAAAAGCGTCTGAAATGGATCCACAAAGCCCTGGAGCAAcgcaaacaatatgag GGCGTTATGAGGGAGTACATGCAGAAGCACCCAGAGCTAAATATGACAGAAGAGGGATTAACACGTTCTACACTCACAAAAGCCGAGCGTCAGCTAAAGGACAAATTTGATGGTCGACCTACTAAACCCCCTCC AAACAGCTACTCCATGTATTGTGCTGAGCTGATGGCCAACATGAAGGATGTTCCCAGCACAGAGCGCATGGTTCTGTGCAGTCAGCAGTGGAAGCTGCTTTCTCAGAAAGAAAAGGATGCTTACCACAAGAAGTGTGAGCAG aaaaaaaaagaatatgaagtGGAGCTCTTGCGTTTCCTTGAG AGTCTTCCTGAAGAAGAACAGCAGAGGGTCCTGGCGGAAGAGAAAATGGTGGGAATGAACAAGAGAGCAGCCAACAGTGCAGCATCAAAACTCGCTGCCCAGGAAGCTGCAAAG GCAAAAGGCAAATCTGGGCAGGCAGAGAAGAGAAAAGCAGCAGATGAAAGGGGCAAACTTCCAGAGACCCCAAAAACCGCTGAGGAAATCTGGCAACAGAGTGTGATTGGGGACTATTTGGCTCGATTTAAG AATGACAGAGCAAAGGCATTGAAGTGCATGGAGTCTACCTGGCTAAATatggaaaagaaagaaaagatcaTGTGGATCAAGAAGGCTGCTGAGGACCAGAAGCGCTATGAG AGAGAGCTGAGTGATATGAGGTCGGCGCCGGTCACTGCTCCACCTTTAAAGAAAATGAAGTTCCTGGGAGAGCCCAAAAAAGCACCCAT gaatGGATATCAGAAATTTTCTCAGGAACTCCTCTCTAATGGGGAACTGAATCACCTACCCCTGAAAGAGCGCATGGTTGAGATTGGTAGTCGTTGGCAGAGGATCTCTCCAGCCCAAAAAGATTATTACAAGAAGCTAGCAGAGGAGCAACAAAGGATCTACCGATCACAATTAGAAACCTGGATGAAG AGTTTGTCATCTCAGGACCGGGCAGCGTATAAAGAGCAGACAACAACT AGGCGCAAGACCCCAGCAAAGGTCAAGGCACCTAGCCCAAAAGCCAAAGCAGTTGTACAGGCAAAATCT gaggaggaggaggatgatgATGAGGATGAAGACGACGAAGATGACGACGATGAGGATGAAGATGACGACGATGAGGAAGAGGAGGATGATGATGAAGATAAGGACTCCTCTGATGGAGACTCGTCTGATTCCAGCAGTGAAGAGGATAGTGAAGATGGAGAGGAG AAtgaagaagaggaagatgaagatgATGACGACAATGAGTCAGGATCCagctcttcttcctcttcctctgcagACTCATCTGACTCAGACTCCAACTGA